In Cryptomeria japonica chromosome 5, Sugi_1.0, whole genome shotgun sequence, the genomic window TCCTCCTGTCGGCATGTCAAGTCTTAACGTCACACCCGAATATGTTATGGGTGCATAAGTACGCTGGATAGCTATACAATACCTCTGCGTATAGTTTTAGAACAGGGAATATAAACTTTACATTGGAAAGAGCTGAATTTTATGGATGCAATGTGGGTGCTAGGGCTTGTATTAGGGTTGCTCCCATTACTTATATGGGTGCTAAGATCCTTCAATGAATGGAGGTTTTGTCACTCACATTTAAGATCTAACAATGGAGGAAAGCTTCCTCCTGGTCATATGGGATGGCCCCTTATTGGAGAGCTGCTGGAATTTTTATGGTATTTCAAGTTTATTGACAAGCCTGATGAGTTTATATGGAAGAGAAATGCCAAGTAATCATTTAATCTCTTCTTATGCTTTTTCTGCTCTGGAATTGTTAAGGTTAGATTTAGTGTCAAGCTTGGGTACACTGGTAAGATCTTAAACTAAGAGGAAACAAATTTTGAACTGTCTATAGATAAAGTATAAATATGTGGGTTTACTCTGCACCTGTGGGTGTGAGATTTTTAGGAGAGGTTAATGAATTTTCAAGTATATATAAAATATCTGGGCTTAGTCTGCTCCTGTTTTGTATGAGTTTGTAGGAGAGGTTATACATGAGATTTTTAGGGGAGTTTATAATTTTCCAAGTTTATATTGAATATTTGGGCTTAGTCTGTCCCTATGGGTATGAGATATTTAGGAGAGGTCATAAATTTTCGAGTGTATATAGAATATCTGGGCTTAGGCTGCCCCTCTGGATATGAGATTTGTAGGAGAGCTGCCCCTTTGGGTATGAGATTTGTAGGAGGGGTTATAATTTTTCTATACAGAATATCTGGTTTTATTTTGCCCCTGTGGTGTGAGATTTTTAGGAGAGGTTATAATTTTTTAAGTGTATATAGGATATCTGAGCGTAGTCTGCCCCTGTGGGTACGAGATTTGTAGGATGCACTATTGTGCATCAATAATTATTACCAACCCTTCTGCAGAATTATTACTGCAATACGACGGGATCTGATACAAAATCAGTACCCTTCTGATAATATGCTTGGCAATAGTGTCCTTGTAATTTCAGTAGCAGACACTCTACCTTTGTGGAACTATTGTCTATGTGATTTCCCTTACAGACCATTTATTACATTGATATACCCCCATGACCAGATCTCATGCAAGATCAATACCTTTCTTATATCTCTTTTATTTTTTGGTTTGCAGATATGGGGATACTGGGATTTATAGAACCTATTTATTTGGGTTCCCTTCTGTTATAACATGCTCTCCAGAGGCCAACAGATTTGTGATGGGGACAGGAACAGAGGATGGTAGTTTTACTGCAGGTTGGCCTGCTCCTAAACTACTTGGAGAAAAATCGGTCATCATGGTGGAAGGGCTGCACCACAAAAGACTGAGACGTGCTTTAATGGATGCCATTAACAGACCCCGGTCATTGCAGCATGTGTTTATCAGTTTACAGCCTGCATTCAAAGAAGCCTTTGAAAACTGGTCTGCTAAGGGAACCATCAATACTGGTGATGAAATCAGAGCTGTATGTGCATGCACTATCTTGGCTTTTTAGACATAAGTATAGTTTTTTCAAAAAAAGAGATAACATGTTAACGAAAGATATTTATTTTGTTTGAAAAGATCTCTTTTTCTGGTATTGCAGTTGGGATTCAGCAATATCTGTTCCTTACTCTTAAGCTTTCAGAGAGGTCCATTGCTGGAAAGCATGGAGATGATGTACAGAGGACTTTTAGCTGGTCTTAGAGCCCAACCTATTAATATACCAGGCACTGCATTCCATTATGCTCTGAAGGTACCactatctctctctcactcctgCAACTGGTCTTCTTAGTTAGGTGCATTCCTAGATGGAATCTTTCATGCTATGCATTGGTCTTCATGGGTTTTGGGTAAGATGGTTTCATTCACCCTTCTATATA contains:
- the LOC131057418 gene encoding ent-kaurenoic acid oxidase 2 isoform X2, whose translation is MDAMWVLGLVLGLLPLLIWVLRSFNEWRFCHSHLRSNNGGKLPPGHMGWPLIGELLEFLWYFKFIDKPDEFIWKRNAKYGDTGIYRTYLFGFPSVITCSPEANRFVMGTGTEDGSFTAGWPAPKLLGEKSVIMVEGLHHKRLRRALMDAINRPRSLQHVFISLQPAFKEAFENWSAKGTINTGDEIRALGFSNICSLLLSFQRGPLLESMEMMYRGLLAGLRAQPINIPGTAFHYALKVIDEVIRLANVAHFMFRTVAKDTNFNGYKFPKGWKVIVWLRSIHVDPHYFKDPLKFNPDRWEGFVPSPGVYNVFGTGPRVCPGNNLVKMELFMLLHYICLDYKWELVNPNEAIKFLPNPRLADGAKLKFSRI